One Idiomarina loihiensis L2TR genomic window carries:
- a CDS encoding type II secretion system F family protein: protein MKTLDYCWQWQADNASGLVHADSLLQAKQLLSQHHIRCTKIKRLSKRQRKLIRPKLSLWYILLQQTASLLESGLPLSEALRHSICETKSRSLRWLIEDCIRSIEHGFSFSRALTYYEHWLPKADINAIAWAEQNGQLADALQQLQELEKRQHQLKKQLTKALRYPVIVLLVAAGVCFMMMGWVLPAFAQLFGEGELPWLTAVLLNSSAFLKEQAFVIFSAILAAAVTLLTVKNKAPLFSQRTLAQLPVIGQLLQDIKLQQLFHRLAVALRAGIETRQAILSTESSLNWLPHKAALRQIHQQLESGNGWVDSFRSSALNEPRTLSFLKVGEQNGKIDNAFAALADFKQQRFEENCERLTALAEPLLMVVLGGIIGTLLVAMYLPLFSMGQQFQ from the coding sequence ATGAAGACGCTTGATTACTGCTGGCAGTGGCAGGCTGACAATGCGTCTGGGCTGGTTCATGCAGACTCGCTGTTGCAGGCGAAACAGCTGTTATCGCAACATCATATCCGTTGCACAAAAATAAAACGCTTATCGAAGCGTCAGAGAAAACTTATTAGGCCTAAATTATCGCTCTGGTACATTCTGTTGCAACAAACCGCCAGTTTACTGGAGAGTGGCCTGCCGCTTTCAGAAGCTCTGCGGCACAGTATTTGTGAAACTAAGTCCAGAAGCCTGCGCTGGTTAATTGAAGATTGTATTCGCAGCATTGAGCATGGCTTCTCTTTCAGTCGAGCACTGACTTATTATGAACACTGGTTACCCAAAGCTGACATAAATGCCATAGCCTGGGCGGAACAAAACGGACAGCTTGCGGATGCGTTACAGCAGTTACAAGAACTGGAAAAACGCCAGCATCAACTGAAAAAGCAATTAACCAAAGCGCTGCGTTACCCCGTCATTGTATTACTCGTGGCAGCTGGTGTTTGCTTCATGATGATGGGCTGGGTTTTGCCTGCCTTTGCTCAGCTTTTTGGCGAAGGCGAACTACCCTGGCTCACTGCCGTTTTACTGAATTCATCAGCTTTTTTGAAAGAGCAGGCATTTGTCATTTTCAGTGCGATATTAGCTGCGGCAGTTACTCTTTTGACCGTTAAAAACAAAGCTCCGCTGTTCTCCCAACGCACACTTGCTCAATTACCCGTTATTGGTCAATTGCTACAGGATATTAAGCTGCAGCAGCTGTTTCACCGGTTGGCAGTAGCTCTGCGTGCCGGTATTGAAACCCGGCAAGCTATTCTCAGCACCGAATCGTCCCTGAACTGGTTGCCCCATAAAGCAGCCTTGCGTCAAATTCATCAGCAACTAGAGTCCGGTAACGGTTGGGTAGACAGTTTCCGTTCCAGTGCGCTGAATGAGCCCCGCACTCTCAGTTTTCTTAAAGTTGGCGAGCAAAATGGTAAAATCGATAATGCCTTCGCCGCACTTGCCGATTTCAAGCAACAACGTTTTGAGGAAAATTGTGAGCGCCTGACTGCACTGGCAGAGCCCTTGCTGATGGTCGTTTTAGGCGGCATTATAGGCACTCTTTTGGTCGCTATGTATTTACCGCTGTTTTCTATGGGGCAGCAGTTTCAATAA
- a CDS encoding pilin: MQEAHFRRLPVLRLPGKGFSLIEMMVVVAIIAILSAIAVPSYTYYTQQAKVSKALAHAQPLQLGIALCWQIEGQLNKCNQAGNKGIPGLPSPLPDELSDLSLTESAAVRLTLNSVSINNQPLQIELTPNATNTHLDWNIACSDYSEMRSVVQNCEQQVSY; encoded by the coding sequence ATGCAGGAAGCACATTTTCGCCGTTTGCCCGTTCTTCGTTTGCCAGGTAAGGGTTTTAGTCTTATCGAGATGATGGTCGTGGTGGCCATCATTGCCATCCTCTCGGCTATTGCCGTTCCGTCGTACACCTATTACACCCAGCAGGCCAAAGTCAGTAAAGCCTTAGCCCATGCTCAGCCACTACAGCTGGGTATTGCTTTGTGCTGGCAAATTGAGGGGCAGTTAAATAAATGCAATCAAGCCGGAAATAAAGGCATCCCCGGTTTACCCTCGCCTCTCCCCGATGAGCTCAGCGACCTCAGTCTGACCGAATCTGCTGCGGTGCGCCTAACTCTCAACTCGGTGAGTATTAATAATCAGCCACTGCAGATTGAACTGACACCCAACGCCACGAATACGCATTTAGACTGGAACATTGCCTGTTCCGATTACAGCGAAATGCGCTCAGTAGTGCAAAACTGTGAACAACAGGTAAGCTACTAA
- the ampD gene encoding 1,6-anhydro-N-acetylmuramyl-L-alanine amidase AmpD has protein sequence MKSDPIKNHKITTAVQHPSPHYDDRPQSAEVSLLVIHCISLPEGQYGTPYIRQLFMGELEPDAHPDFAILNGLRVSAHCVIRRNGTVEQYVPFDKRAWHAGMSRYCGRRRCNDFSIGIELEGTDHSAYTQQQYEQLIAVTKALISTYPRLNRRRIVGHQDIAPGRKTDPGSEFDWQTYLNAL, from the coding sequence GTGAAAAGCGACCCGATAAAAAATCATAAAATAACCACTGCGGTGCAGCATCCGTCCCCGCATTACGATGATCGCCCGCAAAGCGCTGAAGTCAGTCTGCTGGTCATTCATTGTATTAGCCTGCCGGAAGGACAATATGGTACACCTTATATTCGCCAGCTGTTTATGGGCGAACTGGAACCCGATGCACACCCGGATTTTGCTATTCTGAACGGACTGAGGGTGTCGGCGCATTGTGTGATCCGCCGCAATGGTACAGTTGAGCAATACGTGCCCTTTGATAAAAGAGCCTGGCACGCGGGTATGTCCCGTTACTGCGGGCGTAGGCGATGTAACGATTTCAGTATAGGCATTGAGCTCGAAGGAACCGACCACAGTGCCTATACTCAACAACAATACGAACAATTAATTGCAGTCACTAAGGCGTTAATCAGCACATATCCTAGGTTAAACCGTCGACGTATTGTCGGCCATCAGGATATCGCCCCGGGTCGTAAAACGGACCCGGGCAGTGAATTTGACTGGCAAACCTATTTAAATGCCTTATAA
- the mutT gene encoding 8-oxo-dGTP diphosphatase MutT translates to METQKSPAVHVAVGVIENEQGEIFIAQRHPEQHQGGKWEFPGGKVEAGENVQQALQRELKEECGIDVTDMAPLTVIEHQYKDKRVLLDVWWVLSYSGEARQLEGQDWCWVDKNQLDAFQFPEANQPIVECIMQSLNAY, encoded by the coding sequence ATGGAGACCCAAAAATCGCCTGCTGTCCATGTGGCAGTAGGCGTGATTGAAAATGAACAGGGCGAAATTTTTATCGCTCAACGTCATCCTGAACAACATCAGGGTGGTAAGTGGGAATTCCCCGGCGGTAAAGTCGAAGCTGGCGAGAATGTTCAACAAGCATTGCAGCGCGAACTAAAAGAAGAGTGCGGTATTGATGTGACCGACATGGCTCCATTAACCGTCATAGAGCATCAGTACAAAGATAAGCGAGTTTTACTCGATGTCTGGTGGGTGCTTTCATACAGCGGTGAAGCGCGTCAGTTAGAAGGTCAGGACTGGTGTTGGGTTGATAAAAACCAGCTGGATGCATTCCAGTTTCCGGAAGCTAATCAACCCATTGTCGAATGCATTATGCAGTCATTGAACGCTTATTAG
- the coaE gene encoding dephospho-CoA kinase (Dephospho-CoA kinase (CoaE) performs the final step in coenzyme A biosynthesis.), which produces MTYVVGVTGGIGSGKSAATAEFEKLGITVIDADIVSRQVVMPGTPCLRAIAEHFGRDLLTDKGELDRKALRQKVFSDPAEKDWLNSLLHPAIREEILTQLEQASSPYVILSAPLLLENNLDKYCQRVLVVDVPEELQLQRTIQRDESPKEEVEAIMKAQLSRKARLRKADDILNNESSIDQLRRQVNQLHQRYLAATVAQEE; this is translated from the coding sequence ATGACCTATGTAGTTGGTGTAACCGGTGGTATCGGTAGCGGAAAGTCGGCAGCCACAGCTGAGTTTGAAAAATTGGGCATAACCGTGATCGATGCCGATATTGTGTCCCGTCAGGTGGTAATGCCGGGCACCCCCTGCCTGCGAGCAATTGCAGAACATTTCGGTCGAGATCTGCTAACCGACAAAGGCGAGCTTGATCGCAAAGCGCTACGCCAAAAAGTATTCTCTGACCCTGCAGAAAAAGACTGGTTGAACAGCTTGTTACACCCAGCCATACGCGAGGAAATTCTGACTCAACTGGAACAGGCCAGCTCACCCTATGTAATTTTATCAGCGCCGCTGTTACTGGAAAATAATTTAGATAAGTACTGCCAGCGGGTATTAGTCGTGGATGTTCCGGAAGAATTGCAACTGCAAAGAACCATTCAGCGCGACGAGAGTCCAAAAGAAGAAGTTGAGGCAATAATGAAAGCTCAGCTGAGTCGTAAGGCACGACTTCGCAAAGCGGATGATATTCTGAATAACGAGAGCAGTATCGACCAATTACGTCGGCAAGTTAACCAATTGCATCAGCGCTATCTTGCGGCAACCGTTGCACAGGAAGAGTAA
- the yacG gene encoding DNA gyrase inhibitor YacG gives MSISVNCPTCQTKVEWSEKSPARPFCSERCKLIDLGEWANEEKSIPGEPVVIANDDYNNEESDY, from the coding sequence ATGAGTATTAGTGTTAACTGCCCAACCTGCCAGACTAAGGTAGAGTGGTCAGAAAAATCCCCTGCCAGACCTTTTTGCAGTGAGCGATGCAAGCTGATTGATTTAGGTGAATGGGCAAACGAGGAAAAAAGCATCCCGGGCGAGCCAGTTGTCATAGCTAACGACGACTATAACAACGAAGAATCAGATTATTAG
- a CDS encoding GspE/PulE family protein, translated as MTDFACCSLTHLPGPTSSSENEYDPFLQQHGLLPFAQGEKWLMLLQKPGFAPVDAVLLSFYSDKRVLLIRGKGKRSGIQLPKDSAIEYVDQLLLYCSEKGLSDLHLQPLNQGVVVRGREAGQLHRLDFIAREFAQQVYSRIKVQASLDLTEQRQPQDGRLSVQFRDNTQLEFRLNCCPVIGGEKLVLRCLQPTHNITPLQQTGLLEQQYAWFARCLSQTQGLILVTGPTGSGKTSTLYSAMSQLDTERSNVCSVEDPVEVPLPGCSQVMVNARQGLTFASILRALLRQDPDVILIGEIRDAETAKIAVQAAQTGHLVLSSLHTNNCLDTLKRLHSLGVNPLDIRSSLKLIVSQRLLPVADSHSRTEKNRQAVFEVVPWLDTTEGLIETLTNSRASIEDLRHYLGHLKLPDFSQALQHYIDSGLISPAEKERFTYEDA; from the coding sequence ATGACTGATTTCGCCTGCTGTTCACTCACCCACCTGCCCGGGCCGACGAGTTCGTCGGAAAATGAGTACGACCCTTTCCTACAACAACATGGTTTGCTGCCTTTTGCGCAAGGGGAAAAGTGGCTCATGTTATTGCAAAAACCCGGGTTTGCGCCGGTTGACGCGGTACTACTGAGCTTTTACAGCGATAAAAGAGTATTGCTCATTCGTGGCAAAGGCAAGCGATCCGGTATTCAACTGCCAAAGGACTCGGCTATCGAATACGTTGACCAGTTGCTGTTGTACTGCTCAGAGAAAGGGCTGTCTGACCTGCATCTGCAACCTCTGAACCAAGGTGTTGTTGTCAGAGGCAGAGAAGCCGGCCAGTTGCACCGTTTAGATTTTATAGCGCGAGAGTTTGCGCAGCAGGTTTACTCGCGAATTAAAGTACAGGCCAGCCTCGATTTAACCGAACAACGTCAACCGCAGGACGGACGCTTGTCCGTGCAATTCCGTGATAACACGCAACTGGAATTCAGATTAAACTGCTGTCCGGTTATCGGAGGTGAAAAATTGGTGCTGCGGTGCTTACAGCCCACACACAACATTACCCCCTTACAGCAAACCGGGCTGCTGGAACAGCAGTACGCTTGGTTTGCCCGCTGTTTAAGCCAGACGCAGGGGTTAATTCTGGTGACCGGACCGACAGGTAGCGGCAAAACTTCAACTTTGTACAGCGCAATGAGCCAGCTGGATACTGAGCGCAGCAACGTTTGCAGTGTTGAAGATCCGGTAGAGGTCCCGCTGCCGGGCTGCAGTCAGGTGATGGTCAATGCGCGCCAGGGGCTGACCTTCGCATCGATTCTTCGCGCCCTCCTTAGGCAAGACCCCGATGTCATCCTTATTGGCGAAATCCGCGATGCGGAGACAGCCAAAATTGCAGTTCAGGCCGCGCAAACGGGTCATTTAGTTCTGAGTTCACTGCATACCAACAACTGCCTGGATACATTAAAGCGTTTGCACTCTCTGGGCGTTAATCCCCTGGATATTCGCAGCTCATTAAAGCTTATTGTCAGTCAACGTTTACTGCCTGTAGCCGACAGCCACAGCCGAACAGAGAAAAACCGTCAGGCAGTATTTGAGGTGGTGCCCTGGCTGGATACAACTGAAGGGTTAATTGAGACATTAACCAACTCACGAGCCTCCATTGAAGATTTGCGTCACTATCTGGGCCATTTGAAGCTTCCGGATTTTTCGCAGGCGCTACAGCATTATATCGATAGCGGCTTAATCAGCCCTGCGGAAAAGGAGCGTTTCACTTATGAAGACGCTTGA
- the nadC gene encoding carboxylating nicotinate-nucleotide diphosphorylase translates to MSQPELQLAIQDGVRAALKEDLFGEDARLDITAQLIPEQSQSRASIITREDAVICGCAWVDQVFRQMGNQVEIEWLVKDGDNVKANTELCRLKGPSRILLTGERTALNFLQTLSATATTTYHYSKLLDGYKTQLLDTRKTLPGMRLAQKYAVRCGGGVNHRIGLFDAYLIKENHIFACGGITQAVATAKRLNPGKTVEVEVENLDEFGQALKAEADVIMLDNFSIEDIKQAVQQNRDNAGHSAQLEVSGNITDERLPELAATGVDFISSGALTKNVQAIDLSMRISEDN, encoded by the coding sequence ATGAGTCAGCCCGAGCTGCAACTTGCTATTCAGGACGGTGTGCGCGCCGCATTGAAAGAAGATTTATTCGGCGAAGATGCCCGTTTAGATATTACTGCGCAACTGATTCCGGAACAAAGCCAGTCCCGCGCCAGCATTATTACCCGAGAAGACGCTGTCATTTGTGGTTGTGCCTGGGTTGATCAGGTGTTTCGCCAAATGGGAAATCAGGTAGAAATAGAATGGCTGGTAAAAGACGGCGATAACGTCAAAGCCAATACGGAACTCTGCCGCTTAAAGGGCCCCAGCCGCATTTTGCTGACCGGCGAACGCACGGCACTTAACTTTTTACAGACGCTATCTGCTACCGCGACCACCACTTATCATTACAGCAAATTGCTCGACGGTTATAAAACACAACTGCTGGATACCCGGAAAACTCTGCCTGGTATGCGTTTAGCACAGAAATACGCGGTGCGCTGCGGTGGCGGTGTGAATCACCGCATTGGTTTATTTGATGCCTACCTGATTAAAGAGAATCACATTTTTGCCTGTGGGGGTATTACTCAGGCTGTCGCTACGGCCAAACGCCTGAACCCCGGTAAAACGGTGGAAGTTGAAGTCGAAAATTTGGATGAGTTTGGACAGGCTCTGAAGGCCGAAGCCGACGTGATTATGCTGGACAACTTCAGTATTGAAGACATTAAGCAGGCCGTGCAGCAAAACCGTGACAATGCCGGGCACAGCGCGCAACTAGAAGTTTCGGGTAATATTACCGATGAGCGTTTACCGGAACTGGCTGCCACCGGGGTTGATTTTATCTCCTCCGGCGCTTTGACAAAGAACGTCCAGGCAATTGATTTATCAATGAGAATTTCAGAAGATAACTAG
- the secA gene encoding preprotein translocase subunit SecA yields the protein MLGSLFRKVFGSRNDRILKTMKKDVERINLLEPEFEALSDAELKEKTAEFRKRLNDGERIEKILPEAFATVREASRRVFGMRHFDVQLIGGMVLNDNRIAEMKTGEGKTLTATLPAYLNALPGKGVHIITVNDYLAKRDAEFNQPLFDFLGLTVAFNIPGMAPEDKKAAYQADITYGTNNEFGFDYLRDNMAFAPQDRVQRELNYALVDEVDSILIDEARTPLIISGPAEDSSEMYRKMNELVPHLVRQEKEDTEEEQGDGDFTIDEKAKQLHLTEHGQEHIEELLKEKGMLDADDSLYSAANISLLHHINAALRAHHLFQKDVDYIIKDDKVVIVDEHTGRTMEGRRWSEGLHQAVEAKEGVPIQNENQTLASITFQNYFRLYNKLAGMTGTADTEAFEFQSIYGLETIVLPTNKPMVRDDRADLIYLTTLEKYEAIAEDIEECRKQKRPVLVGTVSIENSELLSQLLKKKKIPHAVLNAKFHEHEADIIAQAGRPGTVTIATNMAGRGTDIVLGGSWMAEVEKLEEPSNDKIEKIKQDWQKLHDAVIEAGGLHIIGTERHESRRIDNQLRGRAGRQGDPGSSRFYLSLEDPLMRIFASDRIGTMMKRLGMKEGEAIEHPWVTRAIENAQRKVEGRNFDVRKQLLEYDDVANDQRSVVYDQRNELLDEGDISETIVAIRDDVINSVISEYVPPQSLAELWDLKGLEERLRGDFHIELPLQQWLDEEDHFHEEVLRERVLEELVKAYQEKEEMVGPEVLRRFEKSIMLQSLDQHWKEHLAAMDHLRQGIHLRGYAQKNPKQEYKKEAFELFTEMLEALKLDVVTILSKVKVRAQEDVDAVDEQRKAADSAPREFRHEQSGPAAEEPQKNTDNAQGQPVRKGAKVGRNEPCPCGSGKKYKHCHGKL from the coding sequence ATGCTAGGCAGTCTGTTTCGAAAAGTATTTGGTAGTCGCAACGATCGCATTCTCAAAACTATGAAGAAAGACGTTGAGCGAATTAATTTGCTGGAACCCGAGTTTGAAGCGTTAAGTGATGCCGAGCTAAAAGAGAAAACCGCTGAATTTCGCAAGCGTCTGAACGATGGTGAGCGCATAGAGAAAATTTTACCCGAAGCCTTTGCTACTGTTCGTGAAGCCAGCAGACGTGTTTTCGGGATGCGTCACTTCGATGTACAGCTTATTGGCGGTATGGTACTGAACGATAACCGCATAGCAGAAATGAAAACGGGTGAAGGTAAAACGCTGACAGCGACCTTGCCTGCTTATTTGAATGCGTTACCGGGTAAAGGTGTTCACATTATTACGGTGAACGATTATCTGGCCAAGCGTGATGCTGAATTCAACCAACCATTATTTGACTTCCTTGGGTTGACCGTAGCGTTCAACATTCCGGGCATGGCGCCTGAAGACAAGAAAGCAGCTTATCAGGCCGACATTACTTACGGTACCAATAACGAGTTTGGTTTTGATTACCTGCGCGACAATATGGCCTTTGCGCCACAGGACAGAGTTCAGCGCGAATTAAACTACGCTTTGGTCGATGAAGTCGACTCAATTCTGATTGATGAAGCCCGTACGCCGCTGATTATTTCCGGTCCGGCTGAAGACAGTTCAGAAATGTACCGCAAAATGAATGAGCTGGTTCCACACTTGGTTCGTCAGGAAAAAGAAGACACTGAAGAAGAACAAGGCGACGGCGACTTTACCATTGATGAAAAAGCCAAGCAGCTGCATCTTACCGAACACGGTCAGGAACACATTGAAGAGCTGCTGAAAGAGAAAGGCATGCTGGACGCTGATGATTCGCTATACTCAGCCGCTAATATCAGTTTACTGCACCATATCAATGCTGCTTTACGCGCTCATCATCTATTTCAAAAAGATGTGGATTACATCATCAAAGACGACAAGGTTGTCATTGTTGATGAACATACAGGACGTACAATGGAAGGTCGCCGTTGGTCTGAAGGTCTGCATCAGGCAGTAGAAGCCAAAGAAGGCGTGCCAATTCAGAACGAAAACCAGACATTGGCATCTATTACCTTCCAGAATTATTTCCGTCTATACAACAAGCTAGCCGGTATGACCGGTACAGCCGATACTGAAGCCTTCGAGTTCCAGTCTATTTATGGTCTGGAGACCATTGTACTGCCAACCAACAAACCAATGGTTCGTGATGACAGAGCCGATCTTATTTATCTGACCACACTGGAAAAATACGAAGCTATAGCCGAAGACATTGAAGAGTGTCGTAAGCAGAAGCGCCCGGTGCTGGTGGGTACGGTTTCTATTGAAAACTCTGAGCTTTTGTCACAGTTGCTGAAGAAAAAGAAAATTCCTCATGCGGTACTGAACGCTAAATTCCACGAACACGAAGCAGACATTATTGCTCAGGCAGGCCGTCCGGGAACGGTAACCATTGCGACCAACATGGCCGGTCGTGGTACCGATATTGTTCTGGGCGGAAGCTGGATGGCAGAAGTTGAAAAGCTGGAAGAACCATCTAACGACAAAATCGAGAAAATAAAGCAAGACTGGCAGAAACTGCATGATGCCGTAATTGAGGCTGGCGGTTTGCACATTATTGGTACTGAGCGCCATGAGTCGCGTCGTATCGATAACCAGTTACGCGGTCGTGCTGGTCGTCAGGGTGACCCGGGTTCATCGCGTTTCTATTTGTCGCTGGAAGATCCACTTATGCGGATTTTCGCTTCAGACCGCATTGGAACTATGATGAAGCGTCTGGGTATGAAAGAAGGCGAAGCCATTGAACACCCTTGGGTAACGCGAGCTATTGAAAATGCGCAACGTAAGGTGGAAGGACGTAACTTTGATGTCCGTAAACAATTGCTTGAGTATGACGATGTAGCCAACGATCAGCGTAGTGTTGTCTATGACCAGCGTAATGAATTGCTGGACGAAGGTGATATCTCTGAAACCATCGTTGCGATACGTGACGACGTGATAAATTCAGTGATCAGCGAGTACGTTCCGCCTCAGTCTCTGGCTGAGCTCTGGGACTTAAAGGGTTTGGAAGAGCGTCTGCGTGGCGATTTCCACATCGAGCTGCCATTACAGCAATGGCTGGACGAAGAAGATCATTTCCATGAGGAAGTGTTGCGCGAGCGAGTACTGGAAGAGCTGGTTAAAGCTTACCAGGAAAAAGAAGAGATGGTGGGGCCTGAAGTGCTGCGCCGCTTCGAAAAATCCATCATGTTGCAAAGCCTTGACCAGCACTGGAAAGAACACTTAGCAGCAATGGATCATCTGCGTCAGGGTATTCACCTGCGTGGTTATGCTCAGAAAAACCCGAAACAAGAATACAAAAAAGAGGCTTTTGAACTCTTTACCGAGATGCTGGAAGCCCTGAAACTCGACGTTGTGACTATTCTGAGCAAGGTGAAAGTACGAGCTCAGGAAGATGTGGACGCAGTAGATGAACAACGTAAAGCAGCCGATAGCGCGCCACGTGAGTTCCGCCATGAGCAAAGTGGCCCGGCAGCTGAAGAGCCTCAGAAAAACACTGATAATGCTCAGGGACAACCGGTTCGTAAAGGCGCAAAAGTGGGTCGTAACGAGCCATGCCCTTGTGGGTCAGGCAAAAAATATAAACATTGTCACGGTAAACTATAG
- a CDS encoding prepilin peptidase has product MEYLLAAGSIPTLMVALVLGAVIGSFLNVVITRLPIQLERQWQRECAEMNGTPVTKQDRFSIAFPGSHCPECKASIAWYDNIPLLSYLVLRARCRHCQTRIPVTYWLVEIISCLAFGIIGWYFGFTLPALVYATVFSLLICLFVIDWRHQLLPDQLTYPLLWVALLWSISDLSDMTPTSAIIGAAAGYLSLWSVFWAYKLITGKEGMGYGDFKLLAAITAFTGATLLPVTILASSVCGAVIGLIMLRRQSRSQPIPFGPFLIGGGLLSYFYGMELLFSYWHWLGGT; this is encoded by the coding sequence ATGGAATACTTGCTTGCTGCCGGATCAATACCGACATTGATGGTCGCGCTGGTGCTGGGAGCTGTTATTGGGAGCTTCCTGAATGTAGTGATCACCCGGCTACCAATACAGCTGGAACGCCAATGGCAGCGCGAATGTGCCGAAATGAACGGAACGCCGGTAACCAAACAGGACCGCTTTTCCATCGCGTTTCCGGGTTCCCATTGCCCTGAATGCAAGGCCTCTATTGCCTGGTACGATAATATTCCGCTGTTGAGTTATCTGGTTTTGCGCGCACGCTGCCGCCATTGTCAAACTCGCATTCCGGTTACCTACTGGCTGGTTGAAATTATCAGTTGCCTGGCGTTTGGCATAATAGGCTGGTATTTCGGCTTCACTCTGCCAGCGCTGGTATATGCTACGGTCTTTTCGTTATTAATTTGCCTGTTCGTCATTGACTGGCGTCATCAGTTACTGCCCGATCAGCTCACTTACCCTTTACTCTGGGTGGCTTTGCTCTGGTCTATCTCTGACTTAAGTGACATGACTCCAACCTCCGCAATTATTGGTGCCGCAGCGGGTTATCTTAGCCTTTGGAGCGTGTTCTGGGCCTATAAGCTTATCACCGGCAAAGAAGGTATGGGCTATGGTGACTTTAAACTGCTGGCAGCTATCACCGCTTTTACCGGCGCGACTCTGTTGCCGGTCACAATTCTTGCCAGCTCGGTTTGCGGAGCCGTAATAGGCCTGATTATGTTACGCCGGCAAAGCCGCTCTCAACCCATACCTTTTGGGCCTTTTCTAATCGGCGGAGGCCTGCTGAGTTATTTCTATGGTATGGAGCTGTTGTTCAGCTACTGGCATTGGTTAGGGGGAACTTGA
- the zapD gene encoding cell division protein ZapD, whose amino-acid sequence MTSTDNDNILYEYPLQERMRTYLRLEHGFEQLKASRVCFDEQAEPFFNALFAVTELLERCDIRTELTKDLELDKQRLQKWEEHPDVDRDALQRTISEIEHCINTLQDIPKYLRQLKDDALLTSIRQRFSQPGMSGLFELPQLHLWLSQSAEEKQQQCERWSQTLALVELAITLKLTLLREQSVFAPIQLQNGFLQESSEQLLAMLRIKVPRSAKIYPVISGHRQRFTVRFMPLPGESKETSLHDIEFELARCSP is encoded by the coding sequence ATGACATCTACTGATAACGACAACATTCTCTATGAATATCCGCTTCAGGAGCGTATGCGAACTTATTTGCGTTTAGAACATGGCTTCGAACAGTTAAAAGCCAGCCGAGTCTGTTTTGATGAACAGGCTGAACCCTTTTTTAATGCCTTGTTTGCTGTCACCGAACTACTTGAGCGCTGTGACATCCGTACCGAACTGACAAAAGACTTAGAGCTCGACAAACAGCGTTTACAAAAATGGGAAGAACACCCCGACGTAGACCGTGACGCATTGCAAAGAACCATTAGTGAAATTGAGCATTGCATCAACACGCTTCAGGATATTCCAAAGTACTTGCGCCAACTCAAAGACGATGCACTGCTAACGAGTATACGCCAGCGATTCAGCCAGCCGGGCATGAGCGGCTTATTTGAATTACCTCAGCTACATTTATGGTTAAGTCAGTCTGCTGAAGAAAAGCAGCAACAATGCGAACGCTGGAGTCAGACACTGGCTCTTGTTGAACTGGCTATTACCTTAAAACTGACATTATTACGCGAGCAATCCGTTTTTGCGCCAATACAATTGCAAAATGGCTTCCTGCAGGAAAGTTCAGAGCAACTGCTTGCTATGCTGCGAATTAAGGTCCCCCGCTCTGCCAAGATTTATCCGGTGATCAGTGGGCATCGGCAGCGATTTACGGTACGATTCATGCCCTTACCCGGGGAGAGCAAAGAAACATCCCTGCACGATATTGAATTTGAACTCGCAAGGTGTAGTCCATGA